GGGCGGGATGGACCCGGCCGCTCCTCAGACGCCGAAGGTGGACCGGGGGTACGGGATCTCCGGGTCGGTGAGCACGTTGAGGAGGTACGGCACGTCGGAGTCGAACGCGCGTTTCAGCGCCGGCCCGATGTCGTCCGGGCGGGCCACCGTCTCGCCGGCCCCGCCCAGGGCGCGCACGACCTCGTCGTAGCGGGTGGCCGGCGCCAGGTCGGTGGCGACGTCGTAGCCGTACAGCATCCGCATCGGGTGCTTCTCCAGCGCCCAGCAGCCGTTGTTGCCGACGACCATCACCACCGGCAGCCGGTGCCGCACCAGCGTGTCGACGTCCAGCAGCGACATCCCGGCGGCGCCGTCACCGAGCAGCAGCACGACCTGCGAGGACGGCCGGCTCACCCGCGCGGCGATCGCCGCGCCGAGGCCCGCGCCGAGACAGCCGAACGGCCCGGGATCCAGCCAGCAGCCCGGGCGGCCCGGCTCGACGTACTTCCCGGCGAACGACACGAAGTCACCGCCGTCACCGATCACCACGGCGTCCTCGGCCAGCACGCGGCGCAGCTCGCCGTAGATGCGGGCCGGGTGGATCGGGTCGCTGTCCACGGCCAGCAGCGCGGCGTCGCGGGCCCGCGCCGCCTGCTCGCTCGCCCGCAGCTCGGCGGACCAGGCCGTCCAGCCGGGGCGGCGCAGCACCTGCTCCCACGCCGTGGCCAGAGTGGCCAGCGTGATCCGCAGCGGCCCGGCCGCGGCGGCCGCGAGGGGAACGTGGCGGGCCAGCTGGTCCGGTGCGTCGGCGACGTGCACGACCTTCGCCTGCGGCGTACCGTCACGGCCGCCGAAGGAGCCGTACGCCAGCCGGAAGTCCAGCGGCGTGCCCACCACGATGGCCAGGTCGCAGCGTCCCACGGCGACCGAGCGGGCCCGGGACACCAGCTGCGGGTGCCCGGGTGGGAAGACCCCGCGCCCCATGCCGTTGGTGACCACCGGTAGCTCGAGCTCCTCGACCAGCGTGCGGGCGGCACAGTCGGCTCGATCGAGGTAGACGTCGGAGCCGAGCACCAGCAGTGGGCGCTGGGCGGACCCGAGCAGGGTCGCGATCTCACCCACGGCCTCGGCATCCGGCACACCGAGGTCGGGTTCGGCCACCTCGGGCACGGACGCGGAGGTGCGGCTGTAGAGCTGGTCCATGGGTACGTCGAGGAAGACCGGGCCCCGGTGCCTGGTGCCGGCGAGTCGGAACGCGCGGTCCACCGCCGGGACGATCTCGTCCACGGTCGGGACGGTCGCGGCCAGCTTGGTGACCGGGGCGAGCAGCGGCGGGTGGTCCAGCTCCTGCAGGCTGCCCGCACCCCACCGCTGGGTCGGCGCTCGGCCACCGAGCAGCACCAGCGGCGACCCCGCCTGGTGGGCCTGGGTCACCGCGCTCACCGCGTTCGTGACGCCCGGGCCCGCGGTCACGACGGCCAGGCCGGGGGTGCGGGTGAGCTTGCCGATCGCCTCGGCCGCGAACACCGCGGTCTGCTCGTGCCGGACGTCGACCAGGCGCAGCGGGGGAGGCGACGGCCGCTCGGCGCCGCCGACAGCCGCGTCGTACAGCGGGAAGACATGGGCGCCGGACAGGGTGAACATCGCGGAGACCCCGTGTGCCCGGGCCACCGCGACCGCGAGGTCGCCGCCGTGCCCCTCACGCACCACCGAGCCCTGCGAGCCCCCGGAGCCGGTCTGCTCGATCTCGGTCATGCCCGAAACCTACCCTGCGGTAGCCCGCATCCATCCACTATTGGGGTACATCTCTACGCCTCCGCGGCCGCGCCGGACTTTCCGGCCGTACCCGGGGTCACCACGTCCCGTACCCCCGGCTCTCCGGCATCGGCGACGTAGTCGTGGGGCTCGGTGTGGTCCTGACCGTTCGGCACCTTCAGCGCCCGCAGGACCACGGTCGCCACGACCGTCACCGCGACGTTGAGCACCCACGCCGTCATCGCGACGTAGCCCTTCTCGCCCAGCAGCGGGATGCTCGCCGTGGATCCGCCGAAGTGCTGCGCCCCGGTGAGCGGGTTGGGGATGTTGTACGCCGTCCAGGTGCCGTAGGCCATCCCGACCGCCCATCCGGCGAACAGCGCCCAGCGGTGGAACCACCGGGTGTAGAGCCCGAAGACGATCGCGGGGAAGGTCTGCAGGATCCAGATGCCACCGAGCAACTGCAGGTTGATGGCGTAGCTCTTGTCCAGGCCCAGCACGAAGATCAGCGCGCCGAACTTCACCACCAGCGAGACAAGCTTGGCTTGCCTGGCCTCCGCGGCGTGACTGGCGCCCGGGCGCAGGAACGCCTTGTAGACGTTGCGGGTCCACAGATTGGCCGCGGCGATGGACATGATCGCGGCCGGCACCAGCGCGCCGATCGCGACCGCGGCGAAGGCCACCCCGGCGAACCAGCTCGGGAACATCGCGTCGAACAACATCGGCACCGACAGCTGCGCGTTGGGCTTGCCGTTCAGCCCGACCGGCTTGATCCCGGCCGCGATCGCCATGAAGCCGAGCAGGGCGAGCAGGGCGAGCAGGAAGGAGTACGCCGGCAGGATCGCGGCGTTGCGGCGTGGCACGGAACGGTTCTTCGACGACAGGACGGCGGTGATCGCGTGTGGGTACATGAACAACGCCATCGCCGAACCCAGCGCCAGCGTGGCGTACGGCCAGGCCTGGCCGACGGCGGCGAAGGAGAAGCCCACCGGATGCCCGCCGGCGCCGTCCGCGGCGGTGAACTTCTTCTCCGCCGCGTCGAAGATGCCGCCCCAACCGCCCAGCCTGGTGGGGATGTAGACGACGGCCACCACGATCACGAGGTAGATCAGCAGGTCCTTGACGAACGCGATCAGCGCGGGTGCGCGCAGCCCGGACGAGTAGGTGTAGGCGGCGAGGACCGCGAACGCGAGGAAGAGCGGGGCGTCGGCGAGCAGGATGTTGCCCGAGCCGCCCAGGCCCATCACCTCGAACACGGCCTGGATTCCGACCAGCTGCAACGCGATGTAGGGCATCGTGGCCAGGATGCCGGTGAGGGCGACGGCCAGGGCGAGGGCTCGGGAGCCGAAGCGTCCCTGCACGAAGTCGGCCGGGGTGACGTAGCCACGGCGGTGCGACACCGACCACAGCCTCGGCAGGAACAAGAACACCAACGGATACACGATGATCGTGTACGGCACCGCGAAGAAGCCCTGCGCGCCGGAGGCGAACATCACCGCGGGTACGGCGACGAAGGTGTACGCGGTGTAGAGGTCGCCGCCGAGCAGGAACCACGTCACCCACGTACCGAACCGCCGGCCGCCCAGGCCCCATTCGTCCAGGCTGGCCAGCGAGTCACCCCGCTTCCACCGGGCGGCCTTGAAGCCGAGCACGGTCACCGCGACGAACAACACCACGACCACCGCGAGGGCGGTGGCGTCAATCCCGGCTTTCATCGAGTACCGCCTTCGGTCCGGTCGGTCGGCCGCATCGTCTGGGTCGTGCCACCCGCGCCGGTCGACGCCGAGACGCCGCGCCGGCGGTTCTCCCGCCGCACCAGCAGGTAGGCCGCGATCGTGCACAGGGCGGAAAGGAAGATCCACAGGATCTGGTACCAGTAGAAGAACGGGAACGCCCCGAGGCGGGGCTCCACCCTGGAGTACGACGTCACCCACAACGTGCCCACGAACGGCGCGGCGAGCAGCACCGCGACCACCACCCGGGTGGGTGTGACCAGTGGTGCGGAGCTGCGTGTTGCTGGTGCCACCATGACAACCTCCGTCGGCCTACGACGACGTACGACGACCCTCCGCGCTGGACAGCCGCGACGAGAGTAGTGCCCGACCCGGTTCGGGGAAAGGGTTGTGACCGCGACGCGCCCTTCGCGTCGGCGGCGAAGGCCTGGGAACGTCAGCGCGAGGGCGCGGAGAACAGCCCCGGCCTGCTGGCCCGCAGCACCCGCAACAGCACCAGCAGCAGGTCGGCGCGTACGTGCGGAGGTGTTCCGAACAACGCCACGTCGCGTGGTGTCTGCTGCCCCACGACGCCGAGCGCGAGCTGAAGGTGAAGCGCCCGCAGGAACGAACCGGTGTTGCCGGCGACCGGAGTGGGCCACTCGGGCCAGGGCTCGCCGTCGTCGACCTTCGGCGGAACCAACGTGGCGGCGAGGCGTTCGATCCACGGCTCCAGCACGTCGACGCCGAGCAGGTTGCGGTGGAGAACGGTCATCACCGCGAACGCCAGCCGGTCGTCCTCACCGCCCCGGAAGTGCAGCCCGGAGGGCGTGAGCAACCGGTCGGCCACCACGTCGAGCAGCACGGTGAGCTCGAGCTTGTCGAAGTGTTCGGAGCGGGCCAGCGCGGCGAGCAGGTCGGCGCCGTGGGCGATCGCGTGCGCCCAGCCGCGCCCGTCGACATACCCGCGGAGATCGCGTTCCCGCACGAACCACGACGCCGCACGGTCGCCCCAGCGGAAGACCGCGTCGGAGTGCAGCACCCTGGCCGTCTGGTCGCGCAGCACCGCCTCGGCCAGCAACCTGGCCGAGCCGGCCCGCCGGAACACGGTGTCGGTGCCGTCATCGCCGAGCCCGGTGTACAGGCCCTCGGCCACCCCGTCGCCGAACCCGGTCAGCAGGTCGTCGTACACCCCGTCGCTCATCCAGGTGAGGAGCACCGGCAGGGCGATTCCGTCGCGCACCCGGGGGTCGGGGTCGCCGAGCATCTGCACGAGCTCGGCGGTCAGGTCGTCGAGGGGACGGTCGTCGGGCAGCCTGAAACCGCTGGCGCGGATGTGTTCCCAGTAACCTGACCGAACCCCCACGGGGACATCCTTCCAGACATACGCGTACTCCGCGTGCTATCGAGGACCGCCCGGGCGTGATCGAACCGCCGCAGGCGGCGAGAGTAGCGCGCCCTCCGGTTACGCTCTCGGCGTGCCCTCCCTCGATGACGTGGTCCGCCAGTACACCGAGCTCGCCGAGCTCGATCGTGAGTGGCTGCACCGGCTGGTGGCCGAATGGCAGATGCTCGCGGACCTGTCGTTCGCCGATCTCGTCCTGTGGGTTCCGGACCGGGAGCGGCTGGGGTTCTGGGCGTGCGCGCAGATGCGCCCGACGACGGGACCGACCGCCCACCTGGACGACCTGGTGGGCTCGTTCGTGCCGCGGGGCCGCCGGCAGTTGCTGGACACCGCCTTCGACGAGGGCCGGATCTGCCGGGAGGGCGACCCGGAGTGGCGCGACGAGGTGCCGGTCCGGGTCGAGACCATTCCGGTGCGGCGCGCCGGCCGGGTGCTCGGCGTCATCACCCGCAACACCAACTTGCTTTCGGTCCGAACGCCAAGCCGGCTGGAGCTGACGTACCTCAAGACCGCGGCGGATCTCGCGCAGATGATCAGCGAGGGCGGGTTTCCGCTGCCGGGGGAGCGAGCCGACCTCGACGCGGCGCCCCGGGTGGGTGACGGTCTGGTCCGGCTCGACGTGGACGGGGTCGTGACGTACGCGAGTCCCAACGCGCAGTCGGCGTATCGCCGGCTGGGCCTGACCGGTGACCTCCTCGGCTGTCACCTGGGAACGATCACGGCGGGCCTGCTGCCGCCGTCGCGCCTGCCGGTGGACGAGGCCATTCCGGTGCTCATCTCCGGTCGCGCACCTCGCCAGACCGAGGTGGAGAACAACGGCGCGGTGGTCACCATGCGGGTGATCCCGTTGGTGCCGAACGCCAGCCAGGTGGGCGCGCTGGTGCTGGTTCGCGACGTCACGGACCTACGCCGGCGCGAGCGCGAGCTTCTCACCAAGGACGCGACCATCCGCGAGATCCACCACCGTGTCAAGAACAACTTGCAGACGGTGGCGGCCCTGCTCCGCCTGCAGGCGCGTCGCATCGGCGCGGCCGGTGGCCGGGAGGCGCTGGAGGAGGCGGTCCGGCGGGTGGGCACGATCGCGATCGTGCACGAGACCCTGTCGACGGCGTTCGAGGAACGCGTGGAGTTCGACGAGGTGGCCGACCGGGTGCTGGCGATGGTGGCCGAGGTGTCGGTTCCGGAGACCCGGGTGGTGCCCCGGCGGGTCGGCTCGTTCGGTCTGCTCGGGGCGGAAACGGCGACACCGTTGGCGATGGTGATCACCGAGGTCGCGCAGAACGCCGTCCAGCACGGCGTGGGCCGGCGGGGCGGCCGGGTCGAGGTGATCGCCGACCGGTCGGCGGGCCGGTTGCGCGTGGTGGTCGAGGACGACGGTCAGGGCCTGCCCGCCGACTTCGACGTGGAGCGTTCGGGTCAGCTGGGCCTGCAGATCGTGCGCACCCTGGTGGAGAGCGAACTCGGCGGGGTGCTGTCGATCGGCGGCCGGGACGAAGGCAGCGGAACGCGGGTCGTGGTCGATCTTCCCGACGAGGGGCAGCCACGCGGTCGCGGCCGGCACGCACAGCTCTGACGTCGCCGACCGTCCGTGGACATGAAATCCGGGAACACGAAATCCGGGGACGTGAAACAAGCCCCCGCCCACTGGGCGAGGGCTGTTCCGAGGCGTCGCGAAATCAGATGATGCGGGCCCGGGAGCGGGCGGCGCGGCGCTTGAGCGCCCGTCGCTCTTCTTCGCTCATTCCGCCCCAGACACCGGCATCCTGGCCGGTTTCAAGGGCCCACTGCAGACAGAGGTCGACGACTTCACAACGACGGCAGACCGCCTTGGCCTCCTCGATCTGCAGGAGCGCGGGCCCGGTGTTCCCAATCGGGAAGAACAGCTCAGGGTCCTCGTCCCGGCAGATGGCCCGGTGGCGCCAGTCCATCAAGGCTTCACTCCTCAGTTCGTTGCGTGCCGGATCCACCGGCCTCGCAGTTGGCTTGGATTCTGCTGTGTGAACACTTTCACGATCTTTTGCGTGACAATGAGCGCACACCAATCTCTGGTGGCGGTCACACGTATGTGATCGCGGTACGTCAGCCCCCGGCGCACGCACCGATCGGGTGACTGCGCCTCTCTGCAGGCTCGATAGTTTCAACTCTGCCAGCGATACACAAGACCCTTTCCGCGTTATGCCGCGGAAAAGTCCATGTCGGTTACGTCACAATCCAGGCCCAACGGTCACCGAGTGTGATTTTGATCTACACGCACCGAACATGTCTCCGCAAACCGCACAGGATATCGACGGGCTCGCGCGAGCGCTGCGTCGGTATCCGCGGACCCCGCGGTCGGTAACCTTCGCGGTATGTCCCGCCGTCGCACCAAGCCCTCGCCGAAGTCGCCGGCCGACCAGCCGGTGGACCGGTCGGTGGACCAGCCGGAGGAACAGCCCGCGGTGGCAGGGTCCCGTCCGGCCGACCGGCCCGGACGCACGCCTGCGACCCTGCACGCCGCGGCCGCAGTGGCCGGGCTGGAGGCGCTGGGCGCGGCGGCGGCCGGCGGCTGGCTGACCGTCGAGGCGATCATCACTCGGACCCGCGGGCTGGGTATCGCCGCCAGTGCGGGTGTGTTCGTGCTCGCCACCGGGGTGGGACTCGGTTTTCTGGCGTGGGGTCTGCTGCGAGGGCGCCGCTGGAGTCGCGGTCCGGTGGTCGCGATCCAGTTGCTGATGCTGCCGCTGGGGTACGAGCTCCTGTCGGGGAGCACGACCGTCGTCGGCGCGGCCATGCTGGTGGCGGCGATCCTCACGCTGGTGCTCGTCCTTGCGCCGCCGTCGACCGCGGTGTTCCGGGAGTAGGGCACCGCGGTCGCGCGGGCCGTACGGTCGAGCGCGCCGAATCCTCAGTCCTGCAACAGGCGTTCGCGAAGTTGCGCGAGCGTACGCGACAGCAACCGGGACACGTGCATCTGCGAGATGCCGACCTCCGAGGCAATCTGTGATTGCGTCATCCCCTTGAAGAAGCGCAGCAGCAGGATGCGCTTCTCCCGCTCGGGAAGCTGCAACAGCAGTGGCCGGAGGGCCTCGCGGTACTCCACGCCCTCCAAGGCCTCGTCCTCGCTGCCGAGGGAGTCCACGACCGCGGGTGCGTCGTCTTGTCCCTGGTCTGGTGCGTCCAGGGACAGGGTGCTGTAGGCGTTGGCCGACTCGAGCCCCTCGAGGACCTCCTCCTCCCGCACGCCGAGTTTGCCGGAGAGTTCGCCGACCGTCGGTGCCCGGCCGAGCTCCTGGGTGAGGTCGCCGGTCACGGTGGCGAGGGACAGCCGCAGCTCCTGCAGCCGACGGGGAACCCGGATGGCCCAGCCGCGGTCGCGGAAGTGCCGCTTGAGCTCGCCGACGATGGTGGGTGTGGCGTACGTGGAGAACTCCACGCCGCGTTCGGCGTCGAACCGGTCCACCGACTTGATCAGGCCGATCGTGCCGACCTGCACCAGGTCGTCCAGCGGCTCGCCGCGGTTGCGGAACCTGCGGGCGAGATGCTCGACCAGTGGCAGGTGCATCTCCACGAGCCGGTCGCGGACCTTGCCCCGGCGCGGGTCGTCGCTGTCGATGCGCCCGAGGTGGGCGAAGAGCTCGCGGGTGAGGGTCCGGGTGTCGAGCACCCGGTCCAGGCCCGGCAGGTCTTCCGGTGCCGGCCCGTAGTCGTGCGTCACTGGGTGTTCGATCATTTCTCTGCCGCGCCTCTTCCCCGTGGCGGTAACTCCGCCGAGGTGCCGCCGGACGCGGCGCTGCCCTCGGGCGACGTACCGGATTCGCCAGTGTGCTTACGGTGACCTCGGCTGCGCTGGTTGCGCGCGTCGTCGAGGGTGCGGACGGCGCCACCCGATGGGTGCGCCAGGCCCGCGGTCTCGCCACGCTTGGTCAGCGTGACGGTGGCCCGCTGGTGTTCGGGCTCGACGAGGGTGTCGACCTGGCCGGCGAGTGCGGTGAGCACTGTCCAGGAGAAGGAGTTGCGGGCGGGCACCCGCGGGTTGCGCGAGTGGACCGTCACCGCGACGGTGAGCTCGTCACCGGAGAGTTCGAACCGGCACTGCAGCTGCGAGCCGGCCACTGCCTGGTGGAGCAGGAGTGCGCTCGCCTCGTCGACGGCGATGCGCAGATCCTCGATCTCGTCGAGGGTGAAGTCGAGCCGGGCAGCCAGTGCGGCCGCCGTTGTGCGCAGGACCGAGACGTACGCGGTTCGTGCGGGTACGCCGAGCTCCACGACGTCGGTGTCCTGGTCGCGGTGTTCCGCCTCGGCGCTGTGCGGTACCTCGGTCACTGGGGGTTCCTCCGCAGGTGGTTGCAGGGGGCGCTCGACGGGTGTGCGCGCGAGGGTCCGGGTGCGCGTCGTCGAGGGGGTCGAACCTGTCGGGCGGGTCTTCGGTCGCAGGCTTCGGTCGCGACAGCCCCACCGTACGCCGGGAGACTACCTGCTGGTGGCGGGTTTGGCGACGGGGAGTGCAAAGCGCATCGCTGCATGTGACGACGCGATGTGGCTGCCGTGCCGCGCTGGGACCGCGTCGGCGCGGCGTGTCGACGCGGTGTGTCGGTGCCGCGCCGTCGGAAAGCACGAACCGCACCGGCTCCCGCGGCGCGGGGGTCGATGCGGTTCGTTGTTCTGTGCGGTCGCCGTCGGCGTACGCGCTCAGGCCTTCTTGGTCTCCCAGAAGATGTCCGCGATCTCGTCGATCTTGGCGAGCAGCTGGTCGGCGGCCTTGAGGTCGGCCGAGCCCTTGGTGCCCGAGGCGCCGGCGAGCTTGGTGGCCTCGTTGACGAGCGCGTGCAGCTGCGGGTACTTCTCGAAGTGCGGCGGCTTGAAGTAGTCGGTCCACAGCACCCACAGGTGGTGCTTGACGAGCTCGGCCCGCTGCTCCTTGATCAAGAGTGCCCGAACCCGGAAGTCGGGGTCGGAGTTGCCCTCGAGCTTCTCGATGATCGCCTTGACGGACTGGGCCTCGATCCGTGCCTGGGCCGGGTCGTACACCCCGCACGGCAGATCACAGTGTGCCGAAACTTCCACTGCCGGTGCGATCAGACGCGAAAACATCCTCGCCCTTCCTTCCCAACCGTGTCTGGGTGGTTATGTTCCCTTGCAACGTCTTGTGACACTACTACCGCATTCAAACACTGGTGAGCGGGGGAGCTTGTGCCGCTGTTCGGAATCGCCGTCGTACGCGGCCGGTCCATGCTGCCGACGCTACGGGACGGAGACCGGCTGGTGGTGCGCTACACGAGCGCGGCGGGCGGCACCGGGACGGCAGGGGAGCCGGAGGTCCCCGTCCGGCCGGGTTCACTTGTGCTGGTCCGGTTGCCACACCGTCCGCTGTCGGTGAAACGGCTGGTCCGCCGCGAACCCGAGGGCTGGTGGGTGGAGCGGGACAACCCGTACGAAGGTGTCGACTCCTGGCAGGTCGGCGCGGTTCCGCCGCAGGACCTGGTCGCCGTCGTGGTCAGCCGGCTCCGGCTCCTCAACGCCGTCGCCCGCCGGGTGCGCGCCCGCCGCGGTGGACGACTGGGCTGAGGTCAGCGGCCGGCCCGGTCCTCCTCGGCGCGCGTGTGCAGGACCCGCTGGAGGAACGCGCGGGTGCGATCGTGGCGCGGGTCGGTGAGCACCTCCGACGGCCTGCCGGACTCCACCACCACGCCGTCGTCCATGAACACCACGCTGTCGGCGACGTCGCGGGCGAACCCCATCTCGTGCGTGACGACGACCATGGTCATGCCGTCCAGCGCGAGTTGACGCATCACCTCCAACACCTCGCCCACGAGTTCGGGGTCCAGCGCCGACGTCGGCTCGTCGAACAGCATCAGCTTCGGCCGCATGGCGAGCGCGCGGGCGATGGCCACCCGCTGTTGCTGGCCGCCGGACAACTGGGCGGGATGCTTGCGCAGGTGGTCGCGCAGTCCCACCCGCTCCAGCAGGTGCTCTGCGTGCTGTCGGGCGGCCGAGCGCCCTTCACGTCGCACGCGTACCGGCGCCTCCATGACGTTCTCCACCGCGCTCATGTGCGGGAAGAGGTTGAACTGCTGGAAGACCATGCCGATCTCGCGGCGCTGCGCCGCCACCTCGCTCGGCTTCAGCTCGTGCAGCCGGGTGCCGCGCTGGCGGTAGCCCACGAGCTCGCCGTCGACCCACAGCCGGCCGCCGTCGATCTTCTCCAGGTGGTTGATGCAGCGCAGGAACGTCGACTTGCCCGAGCCCGACGGCCCGATCACGCAGCACACCTGGCCGGTGGGGACGCTGAGGTCGACGCCGCGGAGCACCTCGTGCCGGCCGAAGCGCTTGCGTACCTGTTCGGCCCGCACCATCTCCCCGGTGTTCGGCACGCCCCCGGTGCCGTCGGTGCTCGTGCTCGCCGGTGTCGTCATGAGCCACCTGCCCCACCGCGGCCGAGCCGCATCCAGGTCGTGCGGGCCGCACCCGTGGACCGCCCCGACCGGGACGGCCCCCCGCGGGAGAAGTGTCGTTCGACGAAGTGCTGGACGAGCATCAGGACACTGCTCATCGCGAGATACCACAGGCACGCGGCCACAAGCATCGGGAACACTTGGAACGTACGGCTGCCGATGCCCTGTAACTGGAACCAGAGTTCGTACGCGGGGACGTAGGCGACCAGCGCGGTGTCCTTCAGCATCGCGATCGTCTCGTTGCCGGTCGGCGGCACGATCACCCGCATCGCCTGCGGGAGGATGATCCGCCGCAGCGTGAGCGCCCGGGACATGCCGAGAGACCCGGCCGCGTCAAGCTGGCCTTGCGGGATCGACTGGATGCCCGCGCGCACGATCTCCGCCATGTAGGCGGCCTCGGACAGTGCGAGGCCGAGGATGGCGGCGACGAAGCCGGAGATGACCGTACGCGCGTCGAAACCGAACAGCCGTCCGCCGAGGTCCACCCCCAGCAGGTCCGCCAGCGCCCAGTCGAACGGAACGCCGAACTCGAACCGCCGGTAGAGGATCCCGAGGTTGCCGAACAGCACCAGCAGCACGACGCGGGGTACGGCACGGAAGAACCAGATGTACAGCCACGCGATCCCGGACAGGATCGGGTTGACCGACAGCCGCATCACCGCGAGCACCACGCCGAGCGCGATCCCGATCGCCATCGCCACGACCGTGAGTGCGATCGAGGTGCGGGCGCCGTCGAGGACCGGCCCGGAGAAGGCGTTGCGGGCCATGAAGTCCCACTGGAACGCCTTGTTCGTGAGCAGCATGTGCGCGAACATCGCCGCGAGTACGACGATGACCGCGCTAGCGGCCCACCGCCACGGGTGGCGGACCGGGACCGCCTCGACGTCGTGCGCCTGCCCGGACGGGGTCTGGGTGCGTGCTTCGCTCATGAGGAGGCGGACTCGACCTTCACCCGGTCGGCGGTGATGGCGCCCTTCTCGTTGCCCCACTTCTTCAGGATCTTGGCGTAGGTGCCGTCGTCGATGATCGCCTTGGTGGCGGCGGCGATCGCGTCGGCGAACTTCTTCTGGTCCTTTCCGACGATGAAGCCGTACGGTGCCTGGCCGTACGGCTCACCGAGCAAGGCCAGCTTGCCCTGGCTCTGCCGCACGGCGTACACGGCGATCGGAAGGTCGGCGGTCATCGCGTCGTACTTGCCGGTGACGACGTTGCTGGTCACGGTGTCCTGCCCGGGCAGCGCCTGCACGCCGATCTTCGGCTT
This Actinopolymorpha cephalotaxi DNA region includes the following protein-coding sequences:
- a CDS encoding acetolactate synthase; its protein translation is MTEIEQTGSGGSQGSVVREGHGGDLAVAVARAHGVSAMFTLSGAHVFPLYDAAVGGAERPSPPPLRLVDVRHEQTAVFAAEAIGKLTRTPGLAVVTAGPGVTNAVSAVTQAHQAGSPLVLLGGRAPTQRWGAGSLQELDHPPLLAPVTKLAATVPTVDEIVPAVDRAFRLAGTRHRGPVFLDVPMDQLYSRTSASVPEVAEPDLGVPDAEAVGEIATLLGSAQRPLLVLGSDVYLDRADCAARTLVEELELPVVTNGMGRGVFPPGHPQLVSRARSVAVGRCDLAIVVGTPLDFRLAYGSFGGRDGTPQAKVVHVADAPDQLARHVPLAAAAAGPLRITLATLATAWEQVLRRPGWTAWSAELRASEQAARARDAALLAVDSDPIHPARIYGELRRVLAEDAVVIGDGGDFVSFAGKYVEPGRPGCWLDPGPFGCLGAGLGAAIAARVSRPSSQVVLLLGDGAAGMSLLDVDTLVRHRLPVVMVVGNNGCWALEKHPMRMLYGYDVATDLAPATRYDEVVRALGGAGETVARPDDIGPALKRAFDSDVPYLLNVLTDPEIPYPRSTFGV
- the mctP gene encoding monocarboxylate uptake permease MctP; protein product: MKAGIDATALAVVVVLFVAVTVLGFKAARWKRGDSLASLDEWGLGGRRFGTWVTWFLLGGDLYTAYTFVAVPAVMFASGAQGFFAVPYTIIVYPLVFLFLPRLWSVSHRRGYVTPADFVQGRFGSRALALAVALTGILATMPYIALQLVGIQAVFEVMGLGGSGNILLADAPLFLAFAVLAAYTYSSGLRAPALIAFVKDLLIYLVIVVAVVYIPTRLGGWGGIFDAAEKKFTAADGAGGHPVGFSFAAVGQAWPYATLALGSAMALFMYPHAITAVLSSKNRSVPRRNAAILPAYSFLLALLALLGFMAIAAGIKPVGLNGKPNAQLSVPMLFDAMFPSWFAGVAFAAVAIGALVPAAIMSIAAANLWTRNVYKAFLRPGASHAAEARQAKLVSLVVKFGALIFVLGLDKSYAINLQLLGGIWILQTFPAIVFGLYTRWFHRWALFAGWAVGMAYGTWTAYNIPNPLTGAQHFGGSTASIPLLGEKGYVAMTAWVLNVAVTVVATVVLRALKVPNGQDHTEPHDYVADAGEPGVRDVVTPGTAGKSGAAAEA
- a CDS encoding DUF3311 domain-containing protein, producing MVAPATRSSAPLVTPTRVVVAVLLAAPFVGTLWVTSYSRVEPRLGAFPFFYWYQILWIFLSALCTIAAYLLVRRENRRRGVSASTGAGGTTQTMRPTDRTEGGTR
- a CDS encoding DUF2785 domain-containing protein; this encodes MGVRSGYWEHIRASGFRLPDDRPLDDLTAELVQMLGDPDPRVRDGIALPVLLTWMSDGVYDDLLTGFGDGVAEGLYTGLGDDGTDTVFRRAGSARLLAEAVLRDQTARVLHSDAVFRWGDRAASWFVRERDLRGYVDGRGWAHAIAHGADLLAALARSEHFDKLELTVLLDVVADRLLTPSGLHFRGGEDDRLAFAVMTVLHRNLLGVDVLEPWIERLAATLVPPKVDDGEPWPEWPTPVAGNTGSFLRALHLQLALGVVGQQTPRDVALFGTPPHVRADLLLVLLRVLRASRPGLFSAPSR
- a CDS encoding sensor histidine kinase, giving the protein MPSLDDVVRQYTELAELDREWLHRLVAEWQMLADLSFADLVLWVPDRERLGFWACAQMRPTTGPTAHLDDLVGSFVPRGRRQLLDTAFDEGRICREGDPEWRDEVPVRVETIPVRRAGRVLGVITRNTNLLSVRTPSRLELTYLKTAADLAQMISEGGFPLPGERADLDAAPRVGDGLVRLDVDGVVTYASPNAQSAYRRLGLTGDLLGCHLGTITAGLLPPSRLPVDEAIPVLISGRAPRQTEVENNGAVVTMRVIPLVPNASQVGALVLVRDVTDLRRRERELLTKDATIREIHHRVKNNLQTVAALLRLQARRIGAAGGREALEEAVRRVGTIAIVHETLSTAFEERVEFDEVADRVLAMVAEVSVPETRVVPRRVGSFGLLGAETATPLAMVITEVAQNAVQHGVGRRGGRVEVIADRSAGRLRVVVEDDGQGLPADFDVERSGQLGLQIVRTLVESELGGVLSIGGRDEGSGTRVVVDLPDEGQPRGRGRHAQL
- a CDS encoding WhiB family transcriptional regulator, yielding MDWRHRAICRDEDPELFFPIGNTGPALLQIEEAKAVCRRCEVVDLCLQWALETGQDAGVWGGMSEEERRALKRRAARSRARII
- a CDS encoding RNA polymerase sigma factor SigF, with product MIEHPVTHDYGPAPEDLPGLDRVLDTRTLTRELFAHLGRIDSDDPRRGKVRDRLVEMHLPLVEHLARRFRNRGEPLDDLVQVGTIGLIKSVDRFDAERGVEFSTYATPTIVGELKRHFRDRGWAIRVPRRLQELRLSLATVTGDLTQELGRAPTVGELSGKLGVREEEVLEGLESANAYSTLSLDAPDQGQDDAPAVVDSLGSEDEALEGVEYREALRPLLLQLPEREKRILLLRFFKGMTQSQIASEVGISQMHVSRLLSRTLAQLRERLLQD
- a CDS encoding ATP-binding protein → MTEVPHSAEAEHRDQDTDVVELGVPARTAYVSVLRTTAAALAARLDFTLDEIEDLRIAVDEASALLLHQAVAGSQLQCRFELSGDELTVAVTVHSRNPRVPARNSFSWTVLTALAGQVDTLVEPEHQRATVTLTKRGETAGLAHPSGGAVRTLDDARNQRSRGHRKHTGESGTSPEGSAASGGTSAELPPRGRGAAEK
- the sodN gene encoding superoxide dismutase, Ni — its product is MFSRLIAPAVEVSAHCDLPCGVYDPAQARIEAQSVKAIIEKLEGNSDPDFRVRALLIKEQRAELVKHHLWVLWTDYFKPPHFEKYPQLHALVNEATKLAGASGTKGSADLKAADQLLAKIDEIADIFWETKKA
- a CDS encoding S24 family peptidase — protein: MPLFGIAVVRGRSMLPTLRDGDRLVVRYTSAAGGTGTAGEPEVPVRPGSLVLVRLPHRPLSVKRLVRREPEGWWVERDNPYEGVDSWQVGAVPPQDLVAVVVSRLRLLNAVARRVRARRGGRLG